One segment of Synchiropus splendidus isolate RoL2022-P1 chromosome 4, RoL_Sspl_1.0, whole genome shotgun sequence DNA contains the following:
- the afp4 gene encoding antifreeze protein type IV yields MKFTLIATIVVLALAHGSLAQELFDMERIGQYVEEMKTKMTKDLTEFTRNNDLATQAQTFLEEKKNEMQPMLDQFQEQLKSAVANMETQATNVQTQIQPIMEQFQLQLEALVKQVTDKAKALSN; encoded by the exons ATGAAGTTCACTCTCATCGCCACCATTGTCGTGCTCGCACTGGCTCATG GAAGCCTTGCTCAGGAGCTCTTTGACATGGAGAGGATCGGTCAGTACGTTGAGGAGATGAAGACCAAGATGACCAAGGATCTGACCGAGTTCACCCGCAACAACGACCTCGCCACCCAGGCCCA GACCTtcctggaagagaagaagaatgagATGCAGCCCATGCTCGATCAGTTCCAGGAACAGCTCAAGTCCGCCGTAGCCAACATGGAGACCCAGGCCACCAATGTGCAGACCCAGATCCAGCCCATCATGGAGCAGTTCCAGCTGCAGTTGGAGGCTCTGGTCAAGCAGGTGACCGACAAGGCCAAGGCCCTCAGCAACTAA